DNA sequence from the Brachybacterium avium genome:
GGGCTCGGGCAAGACGACCGCGGCGCAGGTGCTGCTCGGTCTCCTGCCGGCCGACGAGGGATACGCCGAGATCATCGCCGAGGACGGGACCGTGACGCCGATCGACGCCCTGGCGCGGCACAGCCTCTGGACGCAGGTGGCCTGGCTCCCCCAGCGCCCGGTGCTGCCCCGGGAACGATCCGCTCCGTGCTCGCCGGGGCACGGCCTGATGCCGGCGAGGCCGAGCTGCAGGCGGCGGCCGCGGCGACCGGGCTGGACGCGGTGATCGCCGAGCGCGGCTGGGACGCGGACCTCGGACGGGCCGGTCGCGGCATCTCCCTCGGCGAACGGCAGCGCCTGGCCCTGGCGCGGGCGGTGCTCTCCCCCGCGCCGCTGGTGGTGCTGGACGAGCCGACCGCGCATCTGGACGGCGCCACCGAGCAGGTGGTGCTCGACCTGATCACGACGCTGCGCGATGCCGGCCGCACCGTGGTGGTGATCGCCCACCGCTCCCGGCTGGTCGACCTCGCCGACGAGGTGTCCGGCGTGGCGACCGCGCTGGTGGGGGCCGACCGATGAGCGCCCCCTCCTCGACCGCCCTGCGGCAGGCGGTGCGC
Encoded proteins:
- a CDS encoding ATP-binding cassette domain-containing protein, whose protein sequence is MLAGARPDAGEAELQAAAAATGLDAVIAERGWDADLGRAGRGISLGERQRLALARAVLSPAPLVVLDEPTAHLDGATEQVVLDLITTLRDAGRTVVVIAHRSRLVDLADEVSGVATALVGADR